GGACTATTGTTCAAGAGCAGTGCAGTATGAGAAACAGAATATACTGCAGAGAGCCTCTGTTTAGATTTAACATGAAGTATAAACACAACCTTGGACCTGCTTGTTTTAGAGTCAAGGAGAACACTTAGTGTGTATTCACTTACTGTGGACTGAGTCTGCATAAGACAGACATGACGTATCCCAGCGTAAAGCCAATCAGGGGCATCAGTGAAGCTGCAATAAGAGCATCGGGCATGAGGATCATCCATATTACATTTCTGACAATATAGAAGGACAGGATGCAAATAATGATGCTGGAGATGATCAAAATACTGAGACCAACCtgttgaaaaagagaaaacagattaCATTAGTCAAGAACTGGTTTTGATTAGGAGTGAAAAACTAAAGCCTTCTTGTTTTACAAACTCTGCTGGTAACGTAAGCCACAAATTACCCAAACTCCGTGCAATAAATCAGTTCTGGTAAACACAACTTTTGTTCCCAACAGGCCTTTTCCAAGGAAGATATTTCATGCCACAGTGTAAAACCACAGGTGAAAATAataaactgactttttttttttttttttgggtcaTTTTCAAAGTCCTGAAACTGGAAGCGATTTTTTAGCAATTTATAAGAACAACTGCTCTTATAAATCTGAACATCTGCTGTGAAACCTGCTTAAATCCAGTCACGCGATGGCATGTGTCTGAGTGTGGGAGTCTCACTTTTTTGACCGTCACTGCAGCGTTTGGTTTGAAGTGATTAATAGCGATGCCAAAAGCACAAGGCACCAGGGTGAAAGCAAGAGCGGTGAGGATGCCGGCATACGGCACGGCATTTTCCAATCCAGTGAAGCCTTGAGAGAAGATATACAGCAGCAAAGGCATCAGACCCAGGGCTGCAATGTTGGAGCAAGTGGTCATCACAATGCTGGGAGGGCAATAAAGTGAAGAAGGAAAATCATTGCACTGATATGCAAAGTATCTCACTGcattatttactttaaaagcAGTGCAATTACTGCAAACAGGAGCATCAGCTTACCTGAGGTTCATGTCGCCTttcacaacaagagaaaaaatgtttgatAAGGTTCCCCCGGGACAGCACCCACAGATAAGCACGGTCACCGCCTTTATGGGCTCCATCTCCAGGATTTTGGCAAGACTGAAAGCGGTGATGGGCATGATGCAGAACTGGGACAGTAGGGCAATGGCTACTCCTTTTGGCTTGAAGAGATAGGCCTTAATTTTGAAAATCTCCATTGTGCAGCCCAGGGATATCATGGTGATAAAAAGGTTGAGGACAGTCAGTATATTGACTGTCTTGTTTATTGGTCCCTGCATGTTCAGGATGGCCAGGGTAACATTGTCAGATGCATTATTACCTTCATTAAAAAGGCTCCCGTCGTGAACTTCTGTCAGGTTCATCATAGCACTTGCACCAGCGCTGAGATTTTACTGAGATTTGGCTTTCACCTGTCACATGAAAGAAGAGGAAATGCAAACATATTAAAGGCATTAACATTTCAGAATTAAAGGTCAACAATATGTCTGTAAGCACAATAGCTCAAgaagttttgaatgaattctgataaaactttgtaggtTTGCTTGGTGTGCACAAAGAGGATCCAACCAAAGTCCCATTCTTATTGGGGAAATTAAACCTCTTTGCTGTCATCCGTCCATGTAAAGTATCTTATGTTGTCTAGTATCTAGTAGTAACTGATACTTAATATTCATGGCATGCTCTCTGCAGGGAGAAAAacaagccatttttttttttttttttttaaatgtggacAGTGTGTGGTGTTAAACTAGAAGTTTTCAGTtctgtgaaaaaagaaagcacatgTTGCAGTGCTAGCTTTACTCTAGatcctgtttttatttgtttgcattGTGTTTTTAGTGCACTCTTTAAATTTTTAACTGGAGTTAGCAGAATGTGCATAATATATGATAATAAAGCCTCTTTATCCCTCTTTATTTATTGAAGGTGCCGTAACATTCAAGATTTTTAGCAGTGTACGTTCTTTTGAGTTGCTCTCATTCGAAACAAACTCCAGTTCCAAGCAGAGTAAACTTTTACAAGTCTTATACATAACACAACACAGTCCAACACTGAAACACTGGAATCGGTGCCAGTCtttctcttttaaaataaatgacaggtgaatgaaaacaacactttcTTACCTTCATTTCAGGCCACTGGCAGCAGCGTttactcactcacacacttgTGTCCAACTAGCCTTGTGTGGTCCAAGTGCTTTTCTCAGTGCTTAACCCCCCCAACCTTGCCCTCCCTTATTTGTCACATGATCTCAGGAAAAACACTATGGTAGGTGGCTGACACTGCAATCCAGAAATCTGTGATTCGTGTAGTGCAAAGATTTCCCATCAGTCAGGCTTTTATGTGAAGTTATCCTCTCCGCCCCTCACTCCTCTTTTTTAGGACACTGTTGGAAACTTGGCATTTGTGGGGCATGATGATGTGAAAGGAATGCAATGATCTGTTTATAAAGGCAAAGGGGcacttttattcattcatcCTTGCTTTCATTTAAACAGACGTGCAATTAATATTGTGCAACGAGGCAGAACACTGAGGTTACTTGGCAAAGTTATCAGTCTTTGTGTCAGCACATGTTATCAGTGTGCTTTTTAGACAGAACACAAATGTTGTCTAAATCTGTAAAATATGACCCAGATTGTCCATGGTAGCCCACCTGCAGCTATTTCACTGCATTCCTTACCAGGAcctgtctgtgtaggttctcagcaTGCAGGGCACAGTAacctaaggagcttggaaagaaaaagcgactggacttctttaagtttcttgaaaatgtttcacctctcatgtGAGacgcttcttcagttctaacaTTAAATGGTGAAGAGTCCAGTTTTACTGGCTGTAATTCGGATACTGCTCTCTTAATtaataaagagtaaaaaaataaagaatacttCAAGTGACTGGTACATTAATGAAGTGCTAGGATTTTATAGAGATTTGAATGAAAGCGGattataaaataatgaaataaactaatgattacataaataaaaataaaataaatagataaataaataaaagtcctTAACAAATAGTACTTTGTTAAGGAGCTTTGTTATGAAGCTGTGCACATCACACAGCTTCATAACTCATAAGCGAGCAAGAGAAACTTAAAGGCAACACGTCAGTTTGTTCACAGCTTTGTTCGTAGCTATCAAACGTTTGGCATCGACCACAAAAGACTTTGGAAACATCTGGATCTTGTACAGCGTCACTGTATTGAGGTACCAAGATGTCTCAGAGACAACGTCACTCAAGCCAAAGGGATCACCCCAGCACTGCTCACTTAAGTGAATTTAAAGCCCTCAGAAGAGCATTTAAAAATTGTTGCAAGGAAAAACAAGACCTGGTGAACAGGATGAAACAAATgcaagaggagaaaagtgcaGAAATGATAAAAATGCAAGAAATTACAGTAatgttgaaagaaaaagaagagcagggcgagaaaaacagagaaatgcaGCTCGAGTACCAagacatggagaaaaaaaatgaaggccTGCAAGTGATGTTTAATGAAGCTCTGGGAAGAAATACACAACttttaaaagagaaagaagagctgGAGGTTATACCCCAAGAGCTGCTATGCAAGATCCAAGACAAATCCTCCCAgactttgaaaagaaaaatacagaattaTGAGTATTTTACAATGAAACACTGAACTGGAGGAAAAGGAACAGTAACTGGAGAAAAATTGCGGAGATATGCAGTGGAGAGTCCAAGAAATGGTGACCAAAAACACCCATTTACAAGAACTGCACAACAAAGTCCAGTCCGCAAATACTGAAATGCAGGAGAAGCAATGACAGGAGCAATCTCGGAAAAACGAGCAGTCTTCACTTGAAGAATTGCTGATGAGACATGAAGAGTTACAAGCCATCCATGAAAAGGAACAACAAAGGAACAAGGACATGCATGAAGAAAGCAAAGAGCTGCAAGACAAGAATGATGAGAAACATTAGAAGAACTGGAGAAAAGGTGTAAGAAACTGGAGGTGCAGCATGAAGATCTGTTTAGTGAGATGACCAACCTCATAGCACATAACAAAGACCTGCAGGACCTGTGcctataaaaaaagaaaaagcagattgAGTTTTTCTGGAAGAAGGACTCGGCTGCTTCTTAATGTTAAGCCTGGACAAGAGTAGCCTCATCTTCCTCATTCAGGggcaaataaacaataaaatatgctAATAAATTAAGTTTGCTTCAAGGTCTTATTCAAATTCATGCTGTTAAGAatcattactgatggaaatcacCATTTAGCAGTACTTAAAAAAGCTGAATAACTTTAACTGAGCTTGCTTTAACATGAATTCCTGAATTTAGAGTCAGGTTTGAGTTGGATAACAGATAGCAGTTTGAGAAAAACTCGTGTTCattggaaaataaaatgtatgaaaTGTTTCACTTCAATCATTTGCCTTCATTTCATGAATACTTTTATGTGTTAGTGTTGACTGATCCTCATAAGGATAAAAAAACCCACATGAATGAAACTGGAAGACAAGTTGAAAATAGAAGGATGAAAATGGTTTGCACATTTCTTTCTCTGTAAAACAAAATCAAGGAatgaacaaacacagatgtaCTTTTAGGAGGCAAAGAGGACAAATAGGCAAGAGTTTATTTTTCATGTACGTTTATAAAGAGTGCATTTAATGTATATCACGATCTAATAACttcaattagaaaaaaacagaaatatagtGATGGATTGACTTCTTTATAGGTGTGGTGGTATGGTTTGTGCCTCGGCTGGAGAGGAGgggtggagcagtgggttcACAGTGTGGTGTCGGGGGAGGCTGCTTGGCACAGCTGGCAAACATCATCTAATCATGCCTTCCCTATTTTAGTAGCTGCCAGGGCCGGAGAAGAGAAAGAGCAGAGACTCGGAGCTGACGGAGCAAAAGCACGAGCAGCGTTAATGAGCCGTTAAGCACTCAGTGTGAGGGTGTTTGAGGATTTACTGTAAAGCAATTAGGACTCTAGAAGTATCATGTGGGGAAGTGGGAGAAGTTCTCAAACACGAGCATAAACAACATATAGCTGAGTCACGTAAGGTCCTTTCACAATATGCAATAAGAGCTTATCGTGATACTCATCTCTTAACACTCTACTGTTAATACAACATGTTAACATTAGACAGCCTTCACCTTTGATATGTTGGGGGTATTTTTGGTATTTTGCAGTATGAATAATTGATTCTTGATATCCTCCTGTTGATATCTGAATCTCAATTAGATTAACTGAGCACAAAGATTCAattgatttatattttttttattgaactttTATTGAACACATATTGCAGACATTTCTATTAATGTGAACATTAATCGGGATTAGTTTTCTTAAACATTCCTGATTATTAAGGAGTATATTTGCAGTGCTGCAGCTATTTGAAGTTCGTATGCTCTGACAATGAACAGCTATGGGTAGAAGGTGGGGGAGGGCAGCTGAAATGAGCTAGACCACCATTTGTCCTTATAATCATATGCTGGGAATAGAAAAGAGCAGATATTGTCGCACACAACACTGCTAATAATCTCCACTTGAACAGTAGACTGTTGAATCTGAGCTAATACATCATGTCTGATATCATGATGTAAATATACAGTCAAGATTCTGCAAAATTActgatttttgtgtatttgacTCAATGATATGTAAAGCAATTTATAATGtttatgtaatgtgtttaatcaatcagtcaatcaattaCTGATATTACTGATCTCAGCCCATTATGTGTATAAAGCACGCTTCTCCATAGAATCAATTTCTTCTATTCCAGTGTCTCCACCACGAATgagaccaaagagctgtcaaaggacGTCAGGGATGAGAATGTAGAGTTGCACAAGGCTGGAATGGACTATAAGAACATCAGCAGGAAGCTTGGTGACATGGTGACCACTGCTGGTGTGATTATTCGGAAACAGAGgaaatataaaatgaccatCAATCACCTTCTGTCTCAAGGTGGGTCATTCCAAAACTACAAGGGAGAAGCTTGTTTATTATCTGAAGGGAAGTTAGACCACAGTCACCAAGACGACCACATAATGGAGTGAAATCATGGCGCACCGATAGGGTCCAATCGCTCAAGAAGGTACATGTACAGGCCCATCTTTAGTTTGCCAGTGAACATCTAAATGATTTAGAAAAGGCGTGGGAGAAAGTGCTCGACCCTCTGTGTTTGGAGGAAGagggatggtgttctttggaTCACACTCATAatttctcttcctccaaacaCAGTAAAGTACAGACATGTAGATTAAAGACATATAGATGAGAACCTCCTTCAGAAATGTTATAATGAGCTGTGAATGGGTAAGCATGGCAGTGATCCAACCAAGGCAGCAAAGAAACACGTTAAGGTCATGGAGTGGTCTAGCCAGTCTCCACACCTCAGCCctgtagaaaatctgtggagggagcttAAGTTTCAAGCTGCCAAACAGCAGCCAAGATACCTAAAGGATTTCTGTAAAGGGGAGTGGGCCAGAATTCCTCCTCAGATGTGTGCAAACCTCATGACCAACAACAGGAAACGTCTTACCGCTATGCATACCAACAAGGATTTCTCCACCAAGAACtaagtcatgttttgcttggaTATTAAATACTTATTCCACTCAGTGACATCCAAATAATTgtataacttttatgtaatgtgttatttttttctgcattttgtggttgatattctgtctctctccgtTACAAAGAAACTACCACAAAAATcagagactgttcatttctttttactggggcaaacttacaaattcagcaggtgattaaatcatttttctgaCACTGTAATATACCACAGTACAACAAAGAACATCATGTTCTATTTGAGAAACCACACTGAGATTTCTCATTCCCAAGCTGCTGTGATTGTAGGGgataaaatgtattttgaagGCGACCCAACTCCGCGGACTTGTGGGAAATATAGTTTCAGCTCCAAAAACACGACATATGCAAATCAGCTCTGTGTTGCACCAAGTTACTTCAATTACCATAGGCCTTTGCTTTACTGCGCCTGCGCTGTAGATGTTTTCGCCGTGCATGTGTGTAGGCGAATCACGTGTGGAGAAGCCGTTGGTTGTCATGTCTCTGCCGTAGCAGAGTTCCGTTCTTGGTTTTATTATCTGCTTCCAGCTTTTGCTACactttctatttctttttttcccctcataccttttttttaaatcgaaGAATGAGCGAAAACGATGACATCGAAGTCGACAGCGATGTATGTCTTTCTGTTTCCTCTAGAAGTAGCTAGCCAGTTTGTTAGCTACACAGTAACTCACATTCCTCTCAAAATATGCTATTTGATtgtgctagctagttagcgggGGTTTCTCTGGGCTAGCACTAGGTTTTGAAGCCTGTATGGAGATAGCTGTTAGGGGGAGCGTTTGAGCTCTTAATTGCTGGCTTTCAAATGAAAGTCGCACACGGAACTGGTGAATAAGTTGGGTAGCCTCGCTACGACATTTGTCGTTTGTTTGGGGCAGCTCAGCAAAATAAAGAGGGCTTTTTTATGCTCTTATAACTTAAATCACTCGTTCTGGTGGACCATATTCCTGCTGTCACGTGAtcaataaaacttgaaataaaaCGCTGTGTTAAAACTgcaaatatggaaaaaaaaacaaaagaaaaaacaagtcaTAAACAGCAGTTAAGCTCTTCCAGGACACAAGGTCAGCTCTTCTGAGAGGTGAACTGACGGCTTGCTTGGACATAATGTTCCTTTCAGAAATATAACACGGTTCTGTCGGCTATGCCACGCATGCTTTTACTGTTTATTTCGTTTAGATCCTAAATGCAGCCCTTGTTTATTCGTTGCATAAAAGGGTAATCCCTTCACGTCAACCTAGATATAGTTAGCATACTTGACAGCTAGCTGGTTGAAATGTCGTGGTTGGTTGTATCTTTAGCTCTGACGTGTGATTTAAGTCAGGCTATGATGCACACACATTTAATACAGCAAACCGAGGCTCAATGAGAATACAGTACTCGATGTTCTCCTATCGTACAACTGAATTCATGTCATGTTATTATGTTTTCTTGATTATAAGCCCGGCGATTTATTCAGTATTTCACTGCAAGCCCTTGTTACCTATTAAATTGTGGTTTCTTGCTAAAAATCCAGCGCTGTATTTGCATTTGAACTAACCACTCTGCCAATGTATCAGTACGCCCACTGTGCGTGCAGGTTTGAATTCCTCCTGTTGCAATAATCAGTTGCATTTTCCCACCCCAAAGTGCGATGTGGTGTTTTAATTCAGCATGAATCTGAGAGCATGACCTAAATATGGCCACATATTTCTCAGAACTATGGATTCCAACTCTAGTGTAGATCCTATTAGAGCCACCTAAGTTTAGAAATGCTTCCTAAAAACAGTTTTCAGCAAAGGCTCAAATTTCACATCCGTATTTCAAGTGATGAGCTTTAACTTTGTGAGGCAGATTGTTTGTATTTGTCATTTGTTTTGATGTATATGTTTATGTCTTTTGCATTTTGTGTAGTTTTACATGATGTGCCCAGGAGATATTAGCGGTTTTAGTCAAATCTGCCATGTTTGAATCTACATTTTTACGTTGATGTCCATTGACATGTAGTGTTGCtcttaaataaacaaataaaatgaaaataaaatgttccttcTAATCTCTGCCAATACCTAAATTAAAAATGATCCATTTTATACTAACTTTAATATCTGGCCTAGCAACATGTTGTAATGAGTGAGATATAGATagataataatggattgcatttatttaGCGCTTTTtaagaccctcaaagcgctttacaattccactattcattcactcactggtggaggcaaactacagttgtagccacagcagccctggggcagactgacagaagcgaggctgccatatcgcaccatcggcccctctggctaACACCAGTAGGTAGGTgaaggtgaagtgtcttgcccaaggacacaacgacacAACgacgaccaagacagacagagcaggggatcgaaccggcaacttTCCGGTTACatgatgagcttcccaaccccctgaaccacggtcgcccagatagatagatagatactcACTCTGTTGATCCCACAAGAGAAAGTCCAGCGACaggataaagaataaaaatagtACAGTTAGTGAGTTAATAGTTAAAGTAAAACCCTCACTTAGTGAGGGATTTATTCTATCAAATATATacaacagtgagaaaaaaacccctaaaaaaTAAGAATGAGGTTAATTTAAAGAAGAGCAAAAAGCTACAATAATACCATACCAATATTTGAATTTACCTGATCTACATCCCATCCGTCCAGTTCTGGGTTGTGGATgggggagctggagcctattcTAGCTGCCATAGGtcaagaggtggggtacaccctggacagactGGCAGTCCTTTGCAGCGCCAACACAGACAGccagacaaccattcacgctcacattcacagaGAAATGGGGAGAACACGCACAGGTC
This is a stretch of genomic DNA from Pelmatolapia mariae isolate MD_Pm_ZW linkage group LG16_19, Pm_UMD_F_2, whole genome shotgun sequence. It encodes these proteins:
- the LOC134645578 gene encoding hepatic sodium/bile acid cotransporter-like isoform X2 — its product is MKIFKIKAYLFKPKGVAIALLSQFCIMPITAFSLAKILEMEPIKAVTVLICGCCPGGTLSNIFSLVVKGDMNLSIVMTTCSNIAALGLMPLLLYIFSQGFTGLENAVPYAGILTALAFTLVPCAFGIAINHFKPNAAVTVKKVGLSILIISSIIICILSFYIVRNVIWMILMPDALIAASLMPLIGFTLGYVMSVLCRLSPQCSRTISMETGCQNIQLCVAILKVAFPLEVIGPMFLFPLLYITFQCAEVFLFALGFRCYQRVKPPAKDTEKEEDQIVDPQDKEVTRL
- the LOC134645578 gene encoding hepatic sodium/bile acid cotransporter-like isoform X1, translated to MMNLTEVHDGSLFNEGNNASDNVTLAILNMQGPINKTVNILTVLNLFITMISLGCTMEIFKIKAYLFKPKGVAIALLSQFCIMPITAFSLAKILEMEPIKAVTVLICGCCPGGTLSNIFSLVVKGDMNLSIVMTTCSNIAALGLMPLLLYIFSQGFTGLENAVPYAGILTALAFTLVPCAFGIAINHFKPNAAVTVKKVGLSILIISSIIICILSFYIVRNVIWMILMPDALIAASLMPLIGFTLGYVMSVLCRLSPQCSRTISMETGCQNIQLCVAILKVAFPLEVIGPMFLFPLLYITFQCAEVFLFALGFRCYQRVKPPAKDTEKEEDQIVDPQDKEVTRL